The following are encoded together in the Schistocerca americana isolate TAMUIC-IGC-003095 chromosome 6, iqSchAmer2.1, whole genome shotgun sequence genome:
- the LOC124620094 gene encoding uncharacterized protein LOC124620094, producing the protein MVVNNTTIDTDSTLHCFLALGLQRYLPWIFTVTNFTDPIIRANFIGDCYLLPDIASWHLIDSDTSRSTKCTTYFTVFFDVKWGAYSGPFADLLVQFPVLIHQSSTPLEARHSTIHYINTSPRPPVFHEPWVLVPHKIKIAKAEFYEMLAAGMLHPSKNLTEKKCSSWRQNSD; encoded by the coding sequence ATGGTAGTGAATAACACTACCATCGACACTGACAGTACACTTCATTGTTTCCTCGCCCTTGGTCTGCAACGATACCTGCCCTGGATCTTCACTGTCACCAACTTCACTGACCCTATTATCAGAGCAAACTTCATTGGGGACTGCTACCTGCTTCCTGACATTGCCAGCTGGCACCTCATTGACAGTGATACGAGCAGATCAACAAAGTGTACcacttatttcactgttttctttgatgtgAAGTGGGGGGCATATTCTGGCCCATTTGCTGACCTCCTAGTACAGTTTCCTGTGCTCATACATCAGTCGAGCACACCTCTCGAGGCCCGCCATTCAACTATCCACTACATCAACACCAGCCCCAGGCCACCTGTCTTCCACGAGCCATGGGTCCTAGTACCACACAAAATCAAGATCGCCAAGGCCGAGTTTTATGAGATGCTTGCTGCTGGCATGCTGCATCCTTCAAAGAACCTTACCGAGAAGAAGTGTAGCTCCTGGCGACAAAACAGCGATTAG